A window of the Fusarium poae strain DAOMC 252244 chromosome 3, whole genome shotgun sequence genome harbors these coding sequences:
- the LYS4 gene encoding mitochondrial Homoaconitase, translated as MVALRRAVALNAVAIARLQTRALTARTRSLALASSQYRTYKTSSRQHAFHSQLESTPTPSAFQYQKPPTVENPQTLVEKIAQQYAVGLAPGKKIKAGDYIALAPHHCMSHDNTWPIAKKFLDIGASKIHNNRQVVFTLDHDVQNKSEANLKKYALIHEFAEKHGVTNYPAGRGIGHQIMVEEGYAWPGTVSVASDSHSNMYGGVGCLGTAVVRTDAASIWATGQTWWQVPPVAKVTFTGILPPGVTGKDVIIALCGLFRDDQVLNHAVEFAGGENLPIDDRLTISNMTTEWGALAGVFPVDDMLISWYRGKATTNAMFGGSSKDRINHKRVDELEQNRLEADPNAKYAKELYLNLSTLSPIVAGPNSVKIATPLKNLEAEDIPVNKAYLVSCTNSRASDIAAAARVFREAAKENKDVKIAPGVEFYVSAASIPEQEIAEEAGDWQVLQNAGAQIIDSGCGPCIGLGRGLLEPGEVGISASNRNFKGRMGSTSAKAYLASPEIVAASALKGKIAGPGWYQKPEGVEKVIIGEGSGDYVADKALSIEDALDKLINEADALIAAAETPEGNAEQAASTAAAEGEESLTEILPGFPEKVEGEIVFCDNDNINTDGIYPGKYTYQDNVSVEKMAEVCMENYDTEFGKVAKAGDILVTGFNFGCGSSREQAATALLAKKIPLVVSGSFGNIFSRNSINNALMGVEVPRLVERLRETYKNDTEKPLTRRTGWKLIWDVRRSKVVVTEKDGSSWEQKVGELPANVQEIIARGGLEKWVKAKIDA; from the exons AGAAGAGCTGTTGCTCTCAATGCCGTTGCTATCGCGCGATTACAAACCCGAGCATTGACTGCCCGCACTCGATCCCTCGCCCTCGCCTCATCCCAGTACCGTACCTACAAGACGAGCTCTCGACAACATGCTTTCCACTCCCAACTTGAGAGCACACCCACTCCTTCTGCTTTCCAGTACCAGAAACCTCCTACCGTCGAGAACCCCCAGACTCTTGTTGAGAAGATCGCCCAACAGTACGCCGTAGGACTTGCTCCTGGAAAGAAGATCAAAGCAGGAGACTATATCGCACTCGCTCCCCACCATTGTATGAGCCACGACAACACATGGCCTATCGCAAAGAAGTTCCTCGACATTGGAGCTTCCAAGATTCACAACAACCGCCAAGTGG TATTCACACTGGACCACGACGTCCAAAACAAGTCCGAAGCCAACCTTAAGAAATACGCTCTTATCCACGAATTCGCCGAGAAGCATGGAGTCACAAACTATCCTGCCGGCCGGGGTATCGGTCATCAGATCATGGTCGAAGAAG GATATGCCTGGCCAGGAACTGTCTCTGTCGCAAGTGACAGCCACAGCAACATGTACGGTGGAGTTGGTTGTCTAGGGACTGCTGTCGTTCGAACAGACGCTGCTTCCATCTGGGCTACTGGTCAAACCTGGTGGCAAGTTCCTCCTGTCGCCAAGGTCACTTTCACTGGAATTCTCCCTCCTGGTGTTACTGGAAAGGATGTCATCATTGCCCTTTGCGGTCTTTTCCGAGACGACCAAGTGCTGAACCACGCCGTCGAGTTCGCTGGTGGTGAAAACCTTCCTATCGATGATCGTCTGACTATCAGCAACATGACTACCGAGTGGGGTGCTCTCGCTGGTGTCTTCCCTGTCGACGATATGCTCATCTCCTGGTACCGTGGCAAGGCTACCACCAACGCCATGTTCGGTGGCTCCTCCAAGGACCGCATCAACCACAAGCGCGTTGACGAACTGGAGCAGAACAGACTGGAGGCTGATCCCAACGCTAAGTATGCCAAGGAGCTCTACCTCAACCTGTCTACTCTCTCCCCCATCGTCGCTGGTCCCAACTCTGTCAAGATCGCCACACCCCTGAAGAATCTCGAGGCTGAGGATATCCCCGTCAACAAGGCCTACCTCGTTTCCTGCACTAACTCTCGAGCTTCTGAtatcgccgccgccgcccgTGTCTTCCGCGAGGCTGCTAAAGAGAACAAGGACGTCAAGATCGCTCCTGGAGTCGAGTTCTACGTTTCCGCGGCTTCGATTCCCGAACAGGAGATTGCTGAAGAGGCTGGCGATTGGCAAGTCCTGCAAAACGCTGGTGCGCAGATCATCGATTCGGGTTGTGGTCCTTGTATAGGGCTCGGGCGAGGTCTTCTTGAGCCTGGTGAGGTTGGTATTAGTGCCAGTAATCGTAACTTCAAG GGACGCATGGGTTCCACCTCTGCCAAGGCGTACCTTGCCAGTCCTGAGATCGTTGCTGCCAGTGCTCTCAAGGGTAAGATTGCTGGTCCTGGCTGGTACCAGAAGCCTGAGGGCGTGGAGAAGGTTATAATTGGCGAGGGTAGCGGTGACTATGTCGCTGACAAGGCTCTGTCTATCGAGGATGCTCTTGACAAGCTCATCAACGAGGCTGATGCCCTGATTGCTGCTGCAGAGACGCCAGAGGGTAACGCTGAGCAGGCTGCCAGTACCGCTGCTGCCGAAGGAGAAGAGTCTCTGACCGAGATTCTCCCCGGTTTCCCTGAGAAGGTTGAGGGCGAGATTGTTTTCTGTGACAacgacaacatcaacacaGATGGCATCTACCCTG GCAAGTACACATACCAAGATAACGTCTCAGTGGAGAAGATGGCCGAAGTGTGCATGGAGAACTACGACACAGAGTTCGGCAAGGTCGCTAAGGCCGGCGACATCCTCGTCACAGGTTTTAACTTTGGTTGCGGTAGCTCCCGAGAGCAGGCCGCCACCGCCCTCCTGGCCAAGAAGATCCCCCTCGTTGTCTCAGGCAGCTTCGGCAACATCTTCAGCCGCAACAGTATCAACAATGCCCTCATGGGTGTTGAAGTCCCTCGTCTCGTCGAGCGTCTCCGCGAAACATATAAGAACGATACCGAGAAGCCTTTGACCCGCCGCACTGGTTGGAAACTTATCTGGGATGTTCGTCGCTCCAAGGTTGTTGTCACTGAGAAAGATGGCTCATCATGGGAGCAAAAGGTTGGCGAGTTGCCTGCCAACGTGCAGGAGATCATTGCTCGCGGTGGTCTCGAAAAGTGGGTCAAGGCTAAGATTGATGCTTAA